agttttttttttgtatgcTTTACATATTTTTTGTGTGTATAGTAGGCAATTTGTAAATATAAGCCGAAGATTGAGAACTTGGGTAAACGTTTAAAGAAGCCATATAATCGATGATCAACAATTGTCAATAAGCTCAATACGTGTAACCAGTATGTAAATCTCCCAACAAAACTTATAAACAAATTTGCAATGTTCTACAGAAAAACCATATAATCAATGATCAACAATTGTGAATTGAAAAATAGTAACAAATCTGAAATGTCATACCACAAAACCAATCTTTACAACAAGAGTATAACATCATTATGGATATTTATCAtatgtttaaaaacatatttaACTATTTTACACTTTCTCATTTATTTTAGTGAGAAAACCCTTAATGGCATTTCTTGAGTGGATTATACCACATTTTAGAAACTAATTGTACAAACTAATAATAAATACAAGAATCAAATTCTAATGTACAAACTACAACAAAAACCATAAACACTTTTGTTACTGGATACTGGATATTGGATACATACTTGGCCAAGCCCCTATTTGTTAGAGACCTTGGATCCTAGCCTTACCTAAATGCAGTAATGGGCCGACCCTGTGATAAATGTGTCTTAAAAATTGTAGTTCACGTCCTATAGTAAAATATGAACATATGCCTAGATTTATAAGTAACATTGAACATTAGCGCAACATAGTGGGGactccgaacttttcgctcagtagtgctCGGTATACAGTTTTCGTATATAAttgtatatacgttttcgacccccggtcggaaatctcaagtttCACTACTGACATTGAAAGCGTAAATTATTTAGCCATCAACATACAAAAAAAAGCAATACAatgtgattatttgttttatcgttttatgttttttatatattttattattattactcgGATATTCTAGTTGTAGAGAAAAAAAAATCTGGAAAAGTAGAAATATACCGGAAAGAGCACCGGTACAGGCAACGGTCAACCGTCACTGCAAGATTCTTCGCCTACCTCAATCATCATGGCAACCTTCACCTGCCTCTTATCTTCACCCCTATTCTCCCATCCAAAACGACATCGTCTCCACCACCACCCTCTTCCTTTCTCCCCATCCCAACTCAAGGTACTCGCATCCCCACATCAACTTAACTGTTTAACAACATCATAAACTTCTAGATtccaaataaaataataatattaacaccCATTTAGATCCAATGCTTTGAAGCTACAGCTAGTACATACAGTAGTAGTACATCTTTGAGTTTGATCTGATGGAATGTTAATTAATTTGGATTGTAGAGTGATTGGGGTTATGGGAGGCGAGTGTTGGTTAGGGTGAAGTGCTCGAATGAGCCGAGTGATGATGGTGTGGAAGCTGAGACTGGCTTGCGGTCTTCGGGTTCAGGTATTGGTAGTGGCATTTCGTCATACAGTTGGTGTGCAGGACTTGGAGGGTTGGGGTTTCTTGAAACTAGTTACTTGAGTTACTTAAAGTTCACTGGTTCGGATGCGTTTTGCCCTGTTGGTGGTGGTTCTTGTGGTGATGTTCTCAATAGCAGTTATGCTGCCGTTTTCGGTACTTTCTTTGTTTATATACCTATGCTGTTGTTAACTTGATTTGTAATCATGTTCTGAATGAATTGTTTTGTTTTTTCGAGTATTAAACGGACTTACGGACCTCAACCCATTAAAGTCATATAGTCCATACGAAAACATCAATGTTGTAGTCTGGTTTACACTTCCTTAAATCCGTAAGCGCAAACATACGAAAAATAAATATGCTGCCAAACATGTTAAGTTTTACTATATTGAGCCTGGAATCCCAGAAGATCAACTTAAAATGAAGCATATATTTGAAGATTATTCTTCTGGTTTAGTAGGTATACCTCTTCCCTTTATTGGAATGGTTGCATACGGGGCTGCAGCGTTCCTTGCACTAAAGTTGGCCGCAAAGGACTTGCCTTTCGGGATTGATGAAAGTAATGGCGGATTGATTTTACTTGGGACAACTACCTCAATGGCTACTGCAAGTGCATACTTTTTGTACATTTTAAACACACAATTTGCAGAAGCTTCATGTTCTTACTGTTTAGCATCAGTCCTTTTATCATTCTCATTGTTCTTCACAACTGCTAAGGTACATGTAAATCagtaaatgttttttttttcttttgttaaagTTGTTGATGAAAAAGGTAAAATGGAATCACTGTTTATTATCGTTTCAGTTATGGaaatatttgtattttgattATTTATACAGAGTTTGGGGTGGCAAAAGATACGAGAAGAAGTGGGTCTGCAGATATGCATAGCTGGTCTCGTTTTTGCTGCTTTAAGCAACTCATATAGTGCTTCAGCCCTTCCTCCCCCGACACGGTAAATTCATTGCAGATATAGACGACTGTGTCTCTATACCAGCCGTATGACGAGTGACATTCCAGTGTGCCGTTATTAAATTAGTAGTTTTAAAGAATTTATGTAAAATaatctttatgctcaaatttTCTTTAACCTTTTTTCTGCAGCTTCGGGGAGAAATTTCTTCCATACACTCCAACTGAAATCAAGGCACCATCAAGTCCTTTAGCTCTTAAACTGGCAGCACACTTACGTTCTGTTGGAGCTAAAATGTATGGAGCTTTCTGGTGTTCACACTGTTTAGAGCAGAAAGAGGTACTCCATATACACTTGCTACCTTGTTAGCTGCACTTAAATCTTGTATCGGGTCAAAACATGTAAACTGTTAGTGTTGGTCAAAACGGTGTGGGTTGAATTGGGCTGATCCACAAAcgtttttgtgttttatttgattatatatttatGTGCTGAATATGATTACAGATATTAGACTAATACAATAAGTCCATAATAAACTAATATTTGGTTTAAATAACGGGAATTAGGCGTTTTGTACATTTGAATACGCTTCGAATTATGTTCGACAATTTCTTTCAAGTTATATCTCCTAGCTTAACCCATTTGGCGTGTTAGACGTAGTATATGACCAAAATCAACCCGTTTATAGATCTGTAGGTAAACAGGTAAAAAAATGTTAAATCTAGGTCCAGTCAACAAGgatttattgaaaagttactttGTCTTTTTGCTATTCGCATACTTGATGCTTAATGCTTTTTGTATATCCTCTCTTATTGTAGACATCTTTCTTCATGCAACTTCATGTATTTGTATGAACTACTATTTACATAGTGTTACACTATGCCTACTAGCTGCCACTCGTTATCGTCCCAGTGGTGAagtttgagatttccgaccggggggcggaagtcaccggacctaaaaatttctataaaaccggggggtcgaaaacgtatatacccaaaaaattttatacgaaaactacatactctccactactgagcgaaaagttcagggggtcggccgccccctcccgccccttaaaaAGCTTCGCCCATGTCTGCAAACTGAAGTTAAATAAAGTTCTAGTTTTCTTTGCAGAATTTGCCATAAAGTTCTTTTATCTTTAGTCTGATTAATTAACGTAATTTCTGCTTTCTGGTACTTGTGTAGATGTTTGGACAGGAAGCAGCAAAGATGTTGGATTATGGTGAATGCTACCCAGATGGATTCAAAATTGGAACTCCTCTGAGTCAAGAATGTAAAGAAGTCAAAATACGAGGTTTTCCGATGTGGGTGATCAAGGGTCAGGTATTAGAAGGGATACAAGAGTTTCCAGCTCTTGCAAAAGCGTCAGGATTTGAAGCGGGTGAGTTCAGCGGAGAGCTTGCAGAGCTTGCTAAACTATCTGCTGAGGCCAACATGCAACCATGATGAATTTCCCATTTCTTGTATGTTGTCTCCTATTTCATTTGAAACATCTGGTTTCACATACATGCATACTTACATGGATTTTCCGTAGGATTTTGTTTAGGTGTATTGGGTTATCTACAAAATTTATTATTAAAACAAATCCAGAATATTAAAATTTTTAGCTTTACATGTCTCATGGTTCACAATTTTAGATGTTTATTCTAATTCAatactttttgttttttatatgaattataataataaaaaaaaagttaaaacttGAGATTGTAGGACTTTCCCCTCAAGAGATGTTTATTCTAATTCAatactttttgttttttatatgaattataataataaaaaaaagttaaaacttGAGATTGTAGGACTTTCCCCTCAAGAGGGAGTCCTTCCAGAAATTCTCGACGGCCAAGGGAGACCCAAAGCTGAGGAGGGGGTTTGGAAATAGTTTTCAACCAGCAATTGACGCGCCTCGGTTATTACCTCATTAGCTGCGTCATTGCCCCAAGCGCAAAGATGCCTTCAACCTTACCCCAAACCCCTCTTTTATACACCCACGTTCCTGCTTACTCTCATATCCTCCCACCGATGTGGGATCTTCTCAGAGTTTCATTCCTCTTCAAGAATCAAGACTCTGTTCATCTCTTTTTGGTAAATGTATTAGATATCTTGCTTGCTAGTTGTTGAGATTGTTTTTTTATACAAATCTTATTCTTTTATGGCATCATCCAAAGCTGTCAAGTGTCAAATGTGCCCTTTTTGTAGGGTGGGGGAGGTGTGCTATTAACACAGAGATAAAGCTGACTGAATGATTTAACTTTACTCAGAAATTGATAATTATGTCAAGTTTAAATGGGAACTGGTAGAATGTTGTGTGCATGCTAAGCTAGGTTACCAATTGCAAAGATAAGTAAATAGTGGGTACATATTTATGAACTAATGGTGTGCTTATTGGCAGGGTTCTTGGTGCATGACCTAGGTATGGACCATCTTGAAATTAAGTGTGCCAGACATGGCTCATGGGCTTAACAAAGTTAGAAATTCTTTAGTTAGTGCATTGATTACTTGAACCACAAACTAATGATGGAGTTAACGAAGTATAAGCGGATTTATGATCCACAATTTAGCGACCACCAATTAACTAAGGACCTGGCCATCACATTTTATGAAGTTTTAATTTACTAGTGTAAATGTAAAATTAGAATACAACACCCCGCCTCTAGACCTTCGGTTTTTCTTTGTTTACTGTCACAAATTTTGTGACTTGTTACATTCTTGTATATGTAGATGACATTATTATTACATGgagcttttttttttgttttttgtgacCGACTTGATTGCACAGTTAAATTCTCAGTTTACCCTCAACCACTCGGGTTCATTAAGTTATTTCTTGGGTATTCATATTACATTTGCGGGTGATGCTCTGATTGCTCTCTACTTATCGTAACATGGTTATTTGCTTAATCTTCTACAACACACACGCCCCACTTAATGTAAACACCTGTCCAATTCTGTATCTTGTATATAAGTGTGCCTTTGGATGATCTCTTATTATTTCGTATCATTGTCGGGGCTCTTTTGTATATCACTTTGACCCCCACTTAGGTTGCATACTCATTAATAAGGTTTCTCAGTTCCTACAACAGCCTATTGACATACACCAAAATGATATCATATGTATTCCCCTCTATCATCAAGGTACTAGTTCTTATGGCTTAACTATTCGACATTCTTCTAGTCTTTCCCTACATGCCTATGCTATGCCAGTTGGGTTGAGTTACTCCAATGATCAACACTCCACCACACCATGGTTTGTGTTTCACAAGTTGCTTTTAAGACTATGGATTGTAGGACTTTACCCAATTAAGGGAGTCCTTCCAGAAATTCTCGATGGCCAAGGGAGACCCAAAGCCAAGGAGGGGGTTTGGAAATAGTTTTCAACCAGCAATTGACGCGCCTCGGTTATTACCTCATTAGCTGAGTCATTGCCCCAAGCGCAAAGATAACTTAACCATTACCCCCAAACCCTCTTTTATACACCCCATACCCAGCCTTCTTTCATACACCAACGATGTGGGATCACATAACAAACTCCACTTTCTAACCCTCTCAACCTGCTTTTGATTACTTTATTTGACTTCACTTATGCCTCTGCTAATTGCTGGCTAGTTTTAcctctcatcttcttcatgtGAAGCTGGAAACACAGAGAAGATAAACAAAAAGACGAAACAAAGCACCAAGCCGAAATTGTAAATGCATCTTTCCAACAATAATCTTAAATTCCACCAAGCTGAAATCACATATAAGTTGATCAACCCAAGTATCGATACAGCTTTCTATCTTCTCTATCCCTTTCCAAGAACTCCCTTTCGATAAGCGACTCGATTTGTTTCTTTATCACAACAGGATTCGGCAAGAATCTCGACTGCAGATGCTTTGCAACTTCCGTCACGATATTATTATGATCCAATGCCTGTCTTGCTTTCATAATTCTAACAATT
Above is a window of Helianthus annuus cultivar XRQ/B chromosome 14, HanXRQr2.0-SUNRISE, whole genome shotgun sequence DNA encoding:
- the LOC110909055 gene encoding thiol-disulfide oxidoreductase LTO1 isoform X1 is translated as MATFTCLLSSPLFSHPKRHRLHHHPLPFSPSQLKSDWGYGRRVLVRVKCSNEPSDDGVEAETGLRSSGSGIGSGISSYSWCAGLGGLGFLETSYLSYLKFTGSDAFCPVGGGSCGDVLNSSYAAVFVGIPLPFIGMVAYGAAAFLALKLAAKDLPFGIDESNGGLILLGTTTSMATASAYFLYILNTQFAEASCSYCLASVLLSFSLFFTTAKSLGWQKIREEVGLQICIAGLVFAALSNSYSASALPPPTRFGEKFLPYTPTEIKAPSSPLALKLAAHLRSVGAKMYGAFWCSHCLEQKEMFGQEAAKMLDYGECYPDGFKIGTPLSQECKEVKIRGFPMWVIKGQVLEGIQEFPALAKASGFEAGEFSGELAELAKLSAEANMQP
- the LOC110909055 gene encoding thiol-disulfide oxidoreductase LTO1 isoform X2 produces the protein MATFTCLLSSPLFSHPKRHRLHHHPLPFSPSQLKSDWGYGRRVLVRVKCSNEPSDDGVEAETGLRSSGSGIGSGISSYSWCAGLGGLGFLETSYLSYLKFTGSDAFCPVGGGSCGDVLNSSYAAVFGIPLPFIGMVAYGAAAFLALKLAAKDLPFGIDESNGGLILLGTTTSMATASAYFLYILNTQFAEASCSYCLASVLLSFSLFFTTAKSLGWQKIREEVGLQICIAGLVFAALSNSYSASALPPPTRFGEKFLPYTPTEIKAPSSPLALKLAAHLRSVGAKMYGAFWCSHCLEQKEMFGQEAAKMLDYGECYPDGFKIGTPLSQECKEVKIRGFPMWVIKGQVLEGIQEFPALAKASGFEAGEFSGELAELAKLSAEANMQP